Proteins from a genomic interval of Siniperca chuatsi isolate FFG_IHB_CAS linkage group LG10, ASM2008510v1, whole genome shotgun sequence:
- the dnmt3ba gene encoding DNA (cytosine-5-)-methyltransferase 3 beta, duplicate a isoform X3, translated as MASTAVVTPDSSHDKSSRFHLVTWVNNLLKTNFKDVRQMGSGACHCQIMDWVIPGSVDMTKVKFDAQGEDDCKHNFSLLHEAFSKSGITKTIPVEELIKGDFKSNFEILKWFKVFYTANVKNEEYDPVKARDSHDISPIVASIQSHKCTEENGTVTFKKFPYSEKWKDIFDWADHSDLGEHYTYCRSCERNLNTFHKGLVDLRRHVETNKHKKRAQRQRSEPLPCSDAAIRFIHKHCYTGFTKGEQVSRHFARCKLGLQYPKDITSVCQHTPYCVYIYGEVTLGKDDTVSVVLVGFFDVEASRHCIRFLDALQSVGGAGDQTAAAVVETLKKFGLPTDNLVAVYSDGNGAASEQICSQLRELNPNIVALGGLYTIADAACHAGVKELTNQAQELMADIHAHYSSCSAKNDNLKALFGSDVSADSPSFHLNTSCLKFYLLVTKIVEIWTDLILYFKSSDKDDDKAKLICSQLQDPKVRATFMFLEQALKPLHSFQRHLQTHDGAARADMLLILEEASSLLSTYTSYFLHPQAAVRFINERDAQILKDKKFHLSSPEFNLGGKAVEDFLNESEATEALPLLKEEVTSFYVALTGIIAEELPLSEVVLRSIAQLLNPQSRLEVTGKAVGELGTTLGICSSPEEVNQLTNEFLEYQLAQEGKSEEGEKDNSAVVSLEKHWASVLKDAKPTSIFRKLVLTLLSLPCLPLEAQQVFSQALMNEDGALLSESEALTESEFDVTSDSALSDSTSNKDSSVHTEGNKKDNPSELNGLNVRVKPCQVRLTKINQQSNEHGGAHGENGASWKEGTSRGSFGWESSLRQKPQARTVFQAGASTWSKPVDLDKDSKKGLESQEEVADETSPPSKPTPRGRQKHAYQDGKGFLTGELVWGKVKGFSWWPGMVMPWKTKSAPPGMRRVEWFGDGMFSEIYTDVLLAFSAFTKCFCKNSFASLPIYKEAIYQIIELASERCGKSFTEAEGNKEKELKLMLDWAFEGFLPTGPEGFVPPDSAAHHDSSDSALSDYQPPAKRKYVIKNKANAPVITYNRESITEKVKEKGKNIEYFCLSCGSSEIEVQHPLFEGGLCLRCKENFTETLYRYDEDGYQSYCTVCCAGLEVILCGNASCCRCFCKDCLEILVGPGTFDKLKDIDPWSCYICKPSQCDGNLKLRPDWSVKVQDFFVNNSAMEFEPHRVYPSIPADQRRPIRVLSLFDGIATGYLVLKVLGLKIERYIASEICEDSIAVGMIKHEGKIEYVNDVRTITRKHLAEWGPFDLLIGGSPCNDLSMVNPLRKGLFEGTGRLFFEFYRILTLLKPKEGDDRPFFWLFENVVFMSANDKSDICRFLECNPILIDAVKVSPAHRARYFWGNLPGMNRPLATALDDKVALQDCLEVGRKAKFDKVRTITTKSNSIRQGKMGPLPVNMNGKEDYLWCTEMEQ; from the exons ATGGCAAGTACAGCGGTTGTGACTCCAGACTCCTCCCATGATAAAAGCAGCCGCTTTCATTTGGTGACTTGGGTCAACAACCTGCTGAAGACAAACTTCAAAGATGTGCGGCAGATGGGTTCAG GTGCATGTCACTGTCAGATCATGGACTGGGTTATTCCTGGCTCTGTTGACATGACCAAGGTGAAGTTTGATGCACAAGGTGAAGATGATTGTAAGCACAACTTCAGTCTCCTCCATGAGGCCTTCAGCAAGAGCGGTATCACAAAG ACCATTCCAGTTGAGGAGCTCATAAAAGGGGATTTTAAAAGCAACTTTGAGATCCTGAAGTGGTTCAAAGTTTTCTACAcggcaaatgtgaaaaatgaagaATACGACCCCGTGAAAGCTCGGGACAGCCACGATATCAGCCCTATTGTGGCATCTATACAATCGCATAAAT GCACGGAAGAGAACGGCACTGTGACGTTTAAAAAGTTCCCTTACTCTGAAAAGTGGAAGGATATTTTTGATTGGGCTGACCATAGTGATCTCGGAGAGCACTATACGTACTGCCGTTCTTGTGAAAGGAACTTGAACACATTTCATAAAGGCCTTGTTGACCTCAGGCGACatgtggaaacaaacaaacacaagaaaaggGCTCAAAGACAACGCTCTGAGCCGCTGCCCTGTAGCGACGCAGCCATTCGGTTTATTCATAAACACTGTTACACTGGCTTTACTAAAGGTGAACAGGTGTCTAGACATTTTGCACGCTGTAAGCTGGGGTTGCAGTACCCCAAAGATATCACATCTGTTTGCCAACACACTCCGTACTGTGTATACATTTATGGAGAGGTAACACTGGGAAAGGATGACACTGTCTCCGTGGTCCTTGTCGGGTTTTTTGATGTTGAAGCCTCCAGGCACTGCATCCGATTTCTGGATGCTCTTCAGTCAGTGGGTGGTGCAGGAGATCAAACGGCGGCGGCAGTGGTGGAGACCTTGAAGAAATTCGGGTTACCCACAGATAATCTTGTCGCTGTTTATTCTGATGGTAATGGTGCGGCCTCAGAGCAGATCTGCTCGCAGCTCAGGGAACTCAACCCGAACATAGTAGCCTTAGGAGGGCTGTACACCATCGCTGATGCTGCTTGCCACGCTGGGGTTAAGGAGCTCACCAATCAGGCTCAAGAGTTGATGGCAGATATCCATGCTCACTACTCCTCATGCTCTGCCAAGAATGACAACCTCAAGGCTCTTTTTGGCTCAGATGTCAGTGCGGACAGTCCATCATTTCATCTCAACACCAGCTGCCTTAAGTTCTACCTGTTAGTCACAAAAATCGTGGAAATATGGACAGATCTGATATTGTACTTTAAGTCTAGCGACAAGGACGATGACAAAGCCAAGTTAATCTGCTCCCAGCTGCAGGACCCCAAAGTCAGGGCAACATTTATGTTCCTGGAGCAGGCCCTGAAGCCTCTGCACAGTTTCCAAAGACATCTGCAGACACACGACGGGGCTGCCCGAGCTGATATGCTGCTCATCCTAGAGGAAGCCAGCAGCCTGCTGTCCACCTACACCTCCTACTTCCTTCATCCTCAAGCTGCTGTTCGCTTCATCAATGAACGTGATGCCCAAATCCTTAAGGACAAGAAATTCCACCTGTCAAGCCCTGAATTCAATCTGGGTGGGAAAGCTGTGGAAGACTTCCTGAATGAGTCTGAGGCTACAGAAGCACTGCCACTGTTAAAAGAGGAGGTGACGTCTTTCTACGTCGCACTCACAGGTATCATTGCGGAGGAGCTGCCTCTAAGTGAGGTGGTGCTAAGGAGCATAGCTCAGCTGCTGAACCCCCAGAGCCGGCTGGAAGTGACAGGGAAAGCAGTAGGGGAGCTCGGGACCACTCTgggaatctgcagctcccccgAAGAGGTCAACCAGCTCACGAATGAATTCCTTGAGTATCAGCTGGCTCAGGAGGGAAAgagtgaagagggagagaaggacaACTCAGCAGTGGTTTCACTGGAGAAACACTGGGCCAGCGTACTGAAGGACGCCAAGCCAACCTCAATCTTCAGGAAGCTTGTTTTGACCCTATTGTCTCTGCCCTGTCTTCCACTTGAGGCTCAGCAGGTTTTTTCTCAG GCCCTGATGAATGAAGATGGTGCACTGCTCTCCGAGAGTGAAGCCTTAACAGAAAGCGAGTTTGACGTCACGTCCGACAGCGCTCTCTCTGACAGCACCAGCAACAAGGACTCCTCAGTTCACACCGAAGGTAACAAGAAAGATAATCCATCAG AACTGAATGGCCTTAATGTGAGAGTGAAGCCATGTCAAGTCCGCCTTACAAAGATAAATC AGCAAAGTAATGAACATGGAGGTGCACATGGAGAGAATGGCGCCTCGTGGAAAGAG GGGACCAGTAGGGGAAGTTTTGGCTGGGAAAGCAGCCTCCGCCAGAAGCCACAGGCCCGTACAGTGTTTCAGGCTGGTGCTAGCACCTGGTCCAAACCCGTAGATCTTGATAAGGACAGCAAAAAGGGTCTGGAGTCCCAAGAAGAGGTG GCAGATGAGACATCACCACCCAGTAAACCAACACCAAGAGGACGACAGAAACATGCCTACCAG GATGGAAAAGGGTTTCTGACAGGAGAGCTGGTGTGGGGGAAAGTGAAGGGGTTTTCCTGGTGGCCTGGGATGGTGATGCCATGGAAAACCAAGTCGGCTCCCCCGGGTATGCGGAGGGTGGAGTGGTTCGGAGATGGGATGTTCTCAGAG ATCTATACCGACGTCCTGCTGGCATTTAGTGCCTTCACTAAGTGCTTCTGCAAAAATTCCTTTGCCAGCTTGCCGATATACAAGGAAGCCATCTACCAGATCATCGAG TTGGCAAGTGAGCGATGTGGGAAGTCTTTCACTGAGGCggaaggaaataaagaaaaagagctGAAGCTGATGCTGGACTGGGCTTTTGAGGGATTTCTGCCTACAGGACCTGAAGGATTCGTACCTCCTG ATTCTGCTGCACATCATGATTCTTCTGACTCTGCCCTATCTGACTACCAGCCTCCAGCAAAAAGGAAATATGTTATTAAAAATAAGGCAAATGCACCCGTCATCACCTATAACAGAG AATCAATTACAGAAAAGGTCAAAGAGAAAGGCAAAAACATTGAAT atttttgtttgtcttgtggaTCATCTGAGATTGAAGTGCAGCACCCGTTGTTTGAAGGTGGTCTTTGTCTAAGATGCAAG GAGAACTTCACAGAGACACTGTATCGCTACGATGAAGATGGTTACCAATCGTATTGCACCGTGTGCTGTGCCGGCTTGGAGGTCATTCTGTGTGGCAACGCCAGCTGTTGCAG atgtTTCTGTAAGGACTGCCTGGAGATCCTGGTGGGCCCGGGAACCTTTGACAAGCTGAAAGATATTGATCCCTGGAGCTGCTACATCTGCAAGCCGTCACAGTGCGACGGAAACCTCAAACTCAGACCAGACTGGAGCGTTAAGGTTCAAGACTTCTTTGTCAACAACAGCGCCATGGAGTTT gAGCCTCACAGAGTTTACCCCTCCATCCCTGCTGATCAGCGCAGACCAATCAGAGTGCTCTCGCTTTTTGATGGCATTGCAACAG GATACCTGGTGCTCAAAGTCCTGGGCTTAAAGATTGAGCGCTACATTGCTTCAGAGATTTGTGAGGATTCGATCGCTGTGGGGATGATCAAGCATGAGGGAAAGATCGAATATGTCAATGATGTTCGTACCATCACGAGGAAACAT CTGGCTGAATGGGGTCCATTTGATCTTCTGATTGGAGGCAGTCCGTGTAACGACCTGTCCATGGTCAACCCTCTTCGAAAAGGATTATTTG AGGGCACTGGACGGCTCTTTTTCGAGTTCTACCGAATTCTGACCCTGTTGAAGCCGAAGGAGGGCGACGATCGTCCGTTCTTCTGGTTGTTTGAGAACGTGGTTTTCATGAGTGCCAACGACAAATCAGATATCTGCAGATTCCTTGAG TGTAATCCAATCCTTATCGATGCAGTGAAAGTCAGTCCTGCTCACAGAGCACGATATTTTTGGGGAAACCTCCCTGGCATGAACAG ACCTCTCGCTACAGCTCTAGACGACAAAGTGGCCCTCCAGGATTGTTTGGAAGTCGGACGCAAGGCAAAG TTTGACAAAGTCCGCACCATCACAACAAAGTCTAACTCTATAAGGCAGGGGAAGATGGGGCCACTACCGGTCAACATGAATGGAAAGGAGGACTACCTGTGGTGCACCGAAATGGAACAGTAA